Proteins from one Cellulosilyticum lentocellum DSM 5427 genomic window:
- a CDS encoding divergent PAP2 family protein, whose amino-acid sequence MNPIEQLLQNKILWVAIVSWFIAQLFKVIITLLQEHRLDWSKLWASGGMPSSHSAFVMSLAISAGQVWGYDSTYFAIAAVVSFVVMYDAANVRLEAGKQAAVINQIIEVLENPDLNPEERLKEILGHTPLQVVAGGVLGFVIAILSFM is encoded by the coding sequence ATGAATCCTATTGAACAGCTTTTGCAGAACAAAATTTTGTGGGTGGCTATTGTAAGTTGGTTTATTGCACAGCTATTTAAGGTTATTATTACTTTATTACAAGAACATCGTTTAGACTGGAGTAAGCTCTGGGCTTCAGGCGGCATGCCTAGTTCTCATAGTGCTTTTGTGATGAGTTTGGCCATAAGTGCAGGACAAGTATGGGGATATGATAGCACGTACTTCGCTATTGCAGCTGTGGTTAGCTTTGTGGTTATGTATGATGCAGCAAACGTACGTTTAGAAGCCGGGAAACAAGCAGCTGTTATTAATCAAATTATCGAAGTACTTGAAAATCCAGATTTAAATCCAGAAGAACGTTTAAAAGAAATATTAGGACATACGCCACTTCAAGTAGTAGCAGGTGGTGTATTAGGTTTTGTTATAGCTATTTTATCGTTTATGTAA
- a CDS encoding SpoIIIAH-like family protein: protein MFNLKRNQVIITVLVFMIAIAAYLNTQQAPNVKDGNYVADSSITGDNTAEETDLFSGYDETASTNSQVVATNDQTVENKQPVAHTEEIAVPSEEAQLTTADANTSDSFTAIITKKAEELTDTANVAASKNLDVNYFAEEKLLREQSRAAQIEQLSQYVANENLDQDSKSKAAANLLQIQERIEKESSAEALLRAKGFQEVYVRIDDDTVDVVVNKAELSDTDIAQIEEIVNRKTGYSVGKINITPLNGIAKK, encoded by the coding sequence ATGTTTAATTTAAAAAGAAATCAAGTTATTATTACTGTCCTAGTTTTTATGATTGCAATTGCAGCTTATCTTAATACGCAGCAGGCACCTAATGTGAAAGATGGCAATTATGTAGCTGATAGTAGTATTACAGGAGATAACACAGCAGAGGAAACAGATTTATTCTCTGGTTATGATGAAACCGCAAGTACTAATAGTCAAGTAGTAGCAACTAATGATCAAACAGTTGAGAATAAACAACCAGTAGCTCATACAGAAGAAATTGCTGTTCCAAGTGAAGAAGCACAACTGACAACAGCTGATGCCAATACAAGTGACAGCTTCACAGCTATTATCACTAAAAAAGCAGAAGAATTAACAGATACAGCCAATGTAGCAGCTAGCAAGAATTTAGATGTCAATTATTTTGCGGAAGAAAAACTTTTAAGAGAACAAAGCCGTGCTGCCCAAATTGAACAGTTGAGTCAATATGTAGCTAATGAAAATCTTGACCAAGATAGCAAATCAAAAGCAGCGGCTAATCTCTTACAAATTCAAGAGAGAATTGAAAAGGAAAGTAGTGCAGAAGCACTTCTTCGTGCTAAAGGATTCCAAGAAGTATATGTAAGAATTGATGATGATACTGTGGATGTAGTGGTTAATAAAGCAGAACTTTCTGATACAGATATTGCACAAATTGAAGAGATCGTTAACCGCAAAACAGGTTATAGTGTAGGTAAAATCAATATTACACCACTAAATGGGATTGCTAAAAAATAA
- a CDS encoding stage III sporulation protein AG, which yields MSEKFAKWAKEGKNSKYMWLIIGLVLLVLGITFWPMGSSKGSQTQTVVRQTTIKESQSYEDALEKKLASILSKMEGVGEVNVMVTIVSNEEKVLAEDTTTNVQRTEEKDQAGGTRVSDTNNTTRQVVLQNNNTPYIVKQNAPVIKGVLILAQGAGDSGVKESVTNAVASLLDVPVHKISVEKRK from the coding sequence ATGTCAGAGAAATTTGCAAAGTGGGCAAAAGAAGGTAAAAACAGCAAGTATATGTGGCTCATCATAGGGCTCGTTTTACTGGTACTAGGGATTACCTTTTGGCCTATGGGAAGCTCCAAGGGAAGTCAAACGCAAACAGTAGTCAGGCAAACAACAATTAAGGAAAGTCAAAGCTATGAAGATGCATTAGAAAAAAAGCTTGCAAGCATATTATCAAAGATGGAGGGGGTTGGTGAAGTTAATGTGATGGTTACCATTGTTTCTAATGAAGAAAAAGTCTTAGCCGAGGATACAACTACTAATGTGCAGCGCACGGAGGAAAAAGATCAGGCAGGAGGCACAAGGGTAAGTGACACTAATAACACCACTCGTCAAGTTGTGCTTCAAAATAACAATACGCCGTATATCGTTAAGCAAAATGCACCTGTTATAAAAGGCGTACTTATATTAGCGCAAGGAGCAGGTGATAGTGGGGTAAAAGAAAGTGTTACAAATGCTGTTGCCTCACTCTTAGATGTTCCAGTACATAAAATCTCAGTTGAAAAAAGAAAATAG
- a CDS encoding Asp23/Gls24 family envelope stress response protein encodes MDEQKIIGLETTHDMDQVQIADDVIAVIAEIATLEVDGVEATAPTKAEFVQQAISSKKKPKGVKIEVGEEEVFIDIAVIVKYGAKIQKLCLEVQQKVKNSVETMTGLNVASVNVHVVGVQFDKGQEA; translated from the coding sequence ATGGACGAGCAAAAAATTATTGGGTTAGAAACCACTCATGATATGGATCAAGTTCAAATTGCTGATGATGTTATTGCAGTAATCGCAGAAATCGCAACTTTAGAGGTAGATGGTGTTGAAGCTACGGCTCCTACTAAAGCAGAGTTTGTACAACAAGCTATTAGTAGTAAGAAAAAACCAAAAGGTGTTAAAATAGAAGTAGGAGAAGAAGAAGTTTTCATTGATATTGCGGTGATTGTAAAATATGGCGCAAAAATTCAAAAACTATGTTTAGAAGTACAACAAAAAGTTAAAAATTCAGTAGAAACAATGACTGGATTAAATGTAGCTTCTGTTAATGTTCATGTTGTAGGCGTACAATTTGACAAAGGACAAGAAGCATAA
- the xseB gene encoding exodeoxyribonuclease VII small subunit: MARKAEKNFEKAISELEESVKRLENGEITLEESIAEYKKGMDLAAYCMDVLKKAEQEIYVYEEAHYKKLEEGED, from the coding sequence ATGGCAAGAAAAGCAGAAAAAAACTTTGAAAAAGCAATCTCTGAGTTAGAAGAAAGTGTTAAGCGTTTAGAAAATGGCGAGATTACTTTGGAAGAAAGTATTGCAGAATATAAAAAAGGTATGGATTTAGCTGCTTATTGTATGGATGTCCTCAAAAAAGCGGAGCAAGAAATATATGTGTATGAAGAAGCACATTATAAAAAGCTTGAAGAGGGGGAAGACTAA
- the dxs gene encoding 1-deoxy-D-xylulose-5-phosphate synthase: MLDTLKTIHSPEDVKKLNTDELGELAQDIRSFLIQSLSQTGGHLASNLGVVELTIALHYVFESPKDKLIWDVGHQAYVHKLLTGRRKGFRTLRQLDGMSGFPKRVESPHDVFETGHSSTSISAALGMAKARDLKGEDYKVVAVIGDGALTGGMAFEALNNAGRGNTNLIVVLNDNEMSISKNVGGIGKYLNKLRSSQDYLKAKEDVEDVLHKVPLVGEHMVSTIKRTKESVKSFVMQNTLFEQLGFTYIGPVDGQKLPELIDLFENAKAMKGPLLIHVKTKKGKGYLAAERKPSYYHGVGPFCIATGEGASKTGDYTFSEAFGEAMVDLAHQEEKLVGITAAMPEGTGLLPFAKVHPKRFFDVGIAEQHAVTFAAGLATEGYKPVVAVYSSFLQRAYDQILHDVCLQNLPVIFAVDRAGLVGEDGPTHHGLYDMAFLSSMPNMTILAPKAPGEMAAAMKYALNVKGPVAIRYPRGGNCIEQVYFNDYTSTGFKTLKAGNNMAILAVGRMVEVALQVKELLSMQGVELAVIEAPCIQPLPKEEIVALAEDYDYLFTLEDGIIQGGFGEKVFATLALSSKAVKGHCFAHESGLVPHGKVSALFEREKLDAKGISERILNDLK, encoded by the coding sequence ATGTTAGACACATTAAAGACTATTCATAGTCCAGAAGATGTAAAAAAATTAAATACAGATGAATTAGGAGAATTAGCTCAAGATATACGAAGCTTTTTAATTCAATCACTTTCTCAAACAGGAGGACATTTAGCCTCTAATTTAGGAGTGGTAGAACTTACTATTGCACTTCACTATGTATTTGAATCTCCTAAAGATAAGTTGATCTGGGATGTAGGACATCAAGCTTATGTACATAAGCTTTTAACAGGAAGAAGAAAAGGTTTTAGGACTTTACGTCAATTAGATGGTATGAGTGGCTTTCCAAAACGTGTTGAAAGTCCACATGACGTATTTGAAACAGGACATAGTTCAACTTCTATTTCAGCAGCGTTAGGTATGGCCAAAGCTAGGGATTTAAAAGGTGAGGATTATAAAGTTGTTGCTGTTATTGGAGATGGTGCTTTAACAGGGGGGATGGCTTTTGAAGCACTTAATAATGCAGGTAGAGGAAATACAAATTTAATTGTCGTTTTAAATGATAATGAAATGTCCATTTCTAAAAATGTGGGAGGAATTGGTAAGTATCTTAATAAATTACGTTCAAGTCAAGACTATTTAAAGGCAAAAGAAGATGTAGAAGATGTTCTTCACAAGGTACCTTTAGTAGGTGAGCATATGGTAAGTACTATTAAGCGTACTAAAGAAAGTGTGAAGAGCTTTGTCATGCAAAATACACTATTTGAGCAATTAGGTTTTACTTATATTGGTCCAGTTGATGGGCAAAAGTTACCTGAACTTATAGATTTATTTGAAAATGCAAAAGCAATGAAAGGGCCATTACTGATTCATGTGAAGACAAAAAAAGGAAAAGGTTATTTGGCTGCTGAACGTAAACCTAGCTACTATCATGGGGTAGGTCCGTTTTGTATTGCTACCGGTGAAGGTGCTAGCAAAACAGGAGACTATACATTTTCAGAAGCTTTTGGTGAGGCTATGGTGGATTTAGCACATCAAGAAGAAAAGCTAGTGGGTATCACAGCTGCTATGCCAGAGGGAACAGGCTTATTACCTTTTGCAAAGGTTCACCCAAAGCGTTTCTTTGACGTGGGTATTGCGGAGCAACATGCTGTCACCTTTGCGGCAGGGTTAGCAACAGAAGGTTACAAGCCAGTAGTAGCTGTGTACTCCTCATTTTTACAGCGCGCTTATGACCAAATTCTTCATGATGTTTGTCTTCAAAATTTACCGGTTATTTTTGCTGTAGATAGAGCTGGATTAGTAGGTGAAGATGGACCTACGCATCATGGTCTTTATGATATGGCATTTTTAAGCAGTATGCCAAATATGACTATTTTGGCGCCTAAGGCACCAGGAGAAATGGCAGCAGCTATGAAATACGCTTTAAATGTTAAAGGGCCAGTTGCTATTCGTTATCCAAGAGGTGGCAATTGCATAGAACAAGTGTATTTTAATGATTATACGTCAACTGGTTTTAAAACTTTAAAAGCAGGCAATAATATGGCTATCTTAGCTGTAGGGCGTATGGTAGAAGTCGCTTTACAAGTAAAAGAGCTACTAAGTATGCAGGGAGTAGAGCTGGCAGTTATAGAAGCACCTTGTATTCAGCCACTTCCAAAAGAAGAAATAGTTGCTTTAGCTGAAGACTATGACTATCTCTTTACACTTGAAGATGGTATAATACAAGGTGGTTTTGGTGAAAAAGTATTTGCAACACTTGCTTTATCAAGTAAAGCTGTGAAGGGACACTGCTTTGCACATGAAAGTGGTTTAGTACCTCATGGTAAGGTTAGTGCTTTGTTTGAAAGAGAAAAGTTAGATGCCAAAGGAATTAGTGAGCGTATTTTAAATGATTTAAAATGA
- the nusB gene encoding transcription antitermination factor NusB, with protein sequence MTRRNARELIMQMLYEGTFHPEEERERILYDQLNAMDSKEKSANKAIVKFIEDTYFGVYEHVKEIDALIAGAAKNWSMARIAKVDLSILRLAIFELQYTDVPVKVAVNEAVEIAKIYSTDKSPKFINGVLGSVTQANEA encoded by the coding sequence ATGACTAGACGTAATGCAAGAGAGCTCATTATGCAAATGCTATATGAGGGAACTTTTCATCCAGAAGAGGAGAGAGAACGTATTTTATACGACCAGTTAAATGCGATGGACAGCAAAGAAAAAAGTGCTAACAAAGCCATTGTAAAGTTTATTGAGGACACTTATTTTGGTGTTTATGAGCACGTCAAAGAAATAGATGCACTTATTGCGGGAGCAGCTAAAAATTGGTCAATGGCTCGAATTGCTAAAGTTGACCTTAGTATTTTGCGTTTAGCTATTTTTGAGCTGCAATATACAGATGTCCCTGTTAAGGTAGCTGTTAATGAAGCAGTAGAGATTGCAAAGATTTATAGTACGGATAAGTCACCTAAATTTATTAATGGTGTTCTAGGAAGTGTAACTCAGGCAAATGAGGCGTAA
- a CDS encoding stage III sporulation protein AE: MRPKKILLKVCIVLIAFIIFGITLKAEEINEEEVLHYGINLFDWNAIEQLESELKAEAPQLKQFSLKQEVTNLVSGKADLSINYILKQMGNLFLGEIALFLQLGARFILIVLLCNLLQTLSSSFQSKDTMKIGFFVCYMAILLSVVQSFVVMIQLAQQTIDQVLKLMYICIPTLLAFMTTTGYAVSAAAMAPVIITALSLTTYVIRVIVLPCIIWVIVLEIVSSMSEEFKVDQFIKLFYKGIKWTLRGLLVLSVSILSIYRMTLPYADVTVKKAALKFSTAFIPVVGNAVGGAADFLMSCSGLIKNTFSAGVIIWLLLLVSVPLIKIFSYVVVYQIAGALIEPIGDKKMASIAHKLGKGCEFIMSAVGIVALLCVCSLAICMSVGLNVT, encoded by the coding sequence AAAATCTTGCTTAAAGTATGTATTGTACTGATCGCCTTTATCATCTTCGGCATTACTTTAAAGGCAGAAGAAATCAATGAAGAGGAAGTACTTCATTATGGTATTAACTTATTTGACTGGAATGCTATCGAACAATTAGAAAGTGAGCTGAAAGCAGAGGCACCTCAATTAAAACAATTTAGTTTAAAGCAAGAAGTAACGAACCTGGTAAGTGGTAAGGCAGACTTATCCATAAACTATATTTTAAAACAAATGGGTAATCTGTTTTTGGGAGAGATTGCTTTATTTCTTCAACTAGGTGCAAGGTTTATTCTCATTGTGCTTTTGTGTAATCTTCTTCAGACCTTGAGTAGTTCTTTTCAATCTAAGGATACTATGAAAATAGGCTTTTTTGTATGCTATATGGCTATTTTACTCAGTGTTGTTCAAAGCTTTGTGGTGATGATTCAGCTAGCACAGCAGACAATAGATCAAGTGTTAAAGCTGATGTATATATGCATTCCGACATTACTTGCTTTTATGACGACTACAGGTTATGCGGTTTCAGCAGCAGCTATGGCACCCGTTATTATTACTGCTTTAAGTTTAACGACTTATGTGATTCGTGTTATTGTACTACCTTGTATTATTTGGGTAATAGTCTTAGAAATAGTGAGCAGCATGAGTGAAGAATTTAAAGTAGATCAGTTTATTAAACTTTTTTATAAAGGTATCAAGTGGACTTTAAGAGGACTACTCGTTTTAAGTGTAAGTATTTTAAGTATTTATCGTATGACGCTGCCGTATGCAGATGTTACGGTGAAAAAAGCTGCATTGAAGTTTTCTACAGCTTTTATTCCAGTAGTAGGAAATGCCGTAGGGGGTGCAGCAGATTTTTTAATGAGTTGCTCAGGACTTATCAAAAATACATTTTCCGCAGGTGTTATTATATGGCTGCTTCTCTTAGTAAGTGTTCCACTTATTAAGATCTTCTCATATGTTGTTGTTTATCAGATAGCAGGTGCACTTATTGAACCTATTGGAGATAAGAAGATGGCCAGTATTGCACATAAGTTAGGCAAAGGCTGTGAGTTTATTATGAGTGCTGTAGGAATTGTAGCTCTTTTGTGTGTATGTAGTTTAGCAATCTGTATGAGCGTAGGGTTAAATGTAACGTAG
- a CDS encoding polyprenyl synthetase family protein gives MAKTFSDYAKQVSEKLEHVFPTIAGPFENLYKAMNYSLLAGGKRIRPVLMQLAYEAVGGKAEIDAYLCGIEMIHTYSLIHDDLPAMDDDDYRRGKLTNHKVFGEATAILAGDALLNDAFCLMLEDALKSDSMEKVRAIHVLSMASGSAGMIGGQILDMESENKAIDQDTLDLIHLNKTGALISAATKMGAILGGGSPREVSLLEAYGKYIGKVFQIVDDILDQTSTIEELGKPINSDEKNHKNTYLNFYTIEKCYEIAEELTTKAIGLLDQIDGDTQLLKDLAQQLIMRRN, from the coding sequence ATGGCAAAGACTTTTTCTGATTATGCAAAACAAGTAAGTGAAAAGCTTGAACATGTTTTTCCGACCATAGCTGGTCCTTTTGAAAACCTTTATAAAGCTATGAACTATAGTTTATTAGCAGGAGGAAAACGCATTAGACCAGTCTTAATGCAATTAGCATATGAAGCTGTCGGTGGCAAAGCAGAAATTGATGCTTATCTTTGTGGGATAGAAATGATTCATACGTATTCACTCATTCATGATGACTTACCTGCAATGGATGATGATGACTATCGCAGGGGCAAGCTTACAAATCATAAAGTATTTGGAGAAGCTACAGCTATTTTAGCTGGGGATGCGCTTTTAAATGACGCATTTTGCTTGATGCTAGAAGATGCACTAAAAAGTGATAGTATGGAAAAGGTACGTGCTATTCATGTGCTGAGTATGGCTAGTGGTTCAGCAGGAATGATAGGTGGACAAATCCTAGATATGGAAAGTGAGAATAAAGCTATTGATCAAGACACTTTAGATCTTATTCATTTAAATAAGACAGGTGCACTGATTTCGGCTGCCACAAAAATGGGGGCTATTTTAGGAGGAGGTTCACCTAGAGAAGTGAGTTTATTAGAGGCGTATGGTAAATACATAGGTAAAGTTTTTCAAATTGTAGATGATATCTTAGATCAAACTTCTACAATAGAGGAACTTGGTAAACCTATTAATAGTGATGAAAAAAATCACAAAAATACGTACTTGAATTTTTATACCATAGAAAAGTGTTATGAGATTGCAGAAGAGTTAACCACAAAAGCAATTGGACTTCTAGATCAAATAGATGGAGATACCCAATTACTAAAGGATTTAGCACAGCAACTTATAATGAGAAGAAATTGA
- a CDS encoding TlyA family RNA methyltransferase: MEGKEREQKALEEALSAETVEVVIDQKLLDSKERLDVLIAERQLAESRERAKAYIMAGVVFVNGQREDKPGLKVKRSSTIEVREKMKYVSRGGFKLEKAMTSFNPLLKGKVCMDVGASTGGFTDCMLQNGAIKVYSVDVGYGQFAWKLRQDPRVICMEKTNIRYLTRERLEEKVDFCSIDVSFISLTKVLEPITALLQDEAEIVALIKPQFEAGREQVEKHGVVRKAKVHEEVIHHVWNYSKSLGFGIRGLDFSPIKGPEGNIEYLIHLKKQGEDLLIDQEGIIKKTVQASHECL, translated from the coding sequence ATGGAAGGAAAAGAAAGAGAACAAAAAGCACTAGAAGAAGCATTAAGTGCTGAGACTGTAGAGGTAGTCATTGACCAAAAGCTTTTAGACAGTAAGGAAAGATTAGATGTACTTATTGCAGAAAGACAACTAGCTGAGTCAAGAGAACGTGCTAAAGCTTATATCATGGCAGGTGTCGTTTTTGTTAATGGTCAAAGAGAAGATAAACCTGGTCTTAAAGTTAAACGTAGTAGTACTATAGAAGTGAGAGAAAAGATGAAATACGTGAGTCGAGGTGGATTTAAGTTAGAAAAGGCCATGACAAGCTTTAATCCTCTTCTAAAAGGCAAAGTATGTATGGATGTAGGTGCTTCTACAGGAGGCTTTACAGATTGTATGTTACAAAATGGTGCTATAAAAGTGTATTCTGTAGATGTGGGTTATGGTCAGTTTGCATGGAAGCTTAGACAAGACCCTAGAGTCATTTGCATGGAGAAAACGAATATTCGTTATCTCACTAGAGAGCGCTTAGAGGAAAAAGTGGATTTTTGTTCAATTGATGTTTCCTTTATTTCATTAACGAAAGTTTTAGAACCTATTACAGCTTTATTGCAAGATGAAGCAGAAATTGTGGCACTCATAAAACCTCAGTTTGAAGCAGGCAGAGAACAGGTAGAAAAGCATGGTGTTGTTCGAAAAGCTAAAGTACATGAAGAAGTCATTCATCATGTATGGAACTATAGTAAAAGTCTGGGGTTTGGTATAAGAGGTCTTGATTTTTCACCTATTAAGGGACCGGAAGGTAATATCGAATATCTCATTCACCTAAAAAAGCAAGGTGAAGATTTATTAATAGATCAGGAAGGGATTATTAAGAAGACAGTACAAGCATCGCATGAATGCTTATAA
- the xseA gene encoding exodeoxyribonuclease VII large subunit has product MKRKIVSVWEVNQYVSRLIEEDYMLNDIWIQGEISNCKYHQSGHVYFTIKDPKASINAVMFERDVRRLTFRLEEGMKIYARVRITIYEKTGAYQAYVQDVEKQGKGLLYERFERLKAQLMQEGLFDDTYKKSIPTFPKHVGVITSLTGAAVKDIMQVAKRRNPSIPLTIYPTHVQGELAVPEIVAAIRLANEEKRVDVIILGRGGGSIEDLWAFNEEAVARAIFESKIPIVSAVGHEIDFTISDFVSDKRAATPSAAAEMVVPSKSELLELLGSYERSLKKRMEERTKAARNQLTYLLSRPVYAKKDTFYKVRMQEVEDYCNQLRGAYKDHLTKSERRYELAIHKLDQLSPLNTLKRGYSLAMKDNQLVKSVADISEGDELSITVTDGTFMAKVCEKENSNGKKSRKKL; this is encoded by the coding sequence ATGAAGAGAAAAATTGTATCGGTGTGGGAAGTGAATCAATATGTAAGTAGGCTTATTGAGGAAGACTACATGTTAAATGATATTTGGATACAAGGTGAAATCTCTAATTGCAAATACCATCAGTCTGGCCATGTGTATTTTACAATTAAGGATCCTAAAGCAAGCATTAATGCTGTTATGTTTGAGCGAGATGTAAGACGTTTAACATTTAGACTAGAAGAAGGTATGAAAATCTATGCTAGGGTACGCATTACCATCTATGAAAAAACGGGAGCTTATCAAGCTTATGTGCAGGATGTGGAAAAGCAAGGAAAGGGACTACTGTATGAGCGTTTTGAGCGCCTAAAAGCACAGCTGATGCAAGAAGGCCTTTTTGATGACACCTATAAAAAGTCTATCCCTACGTTTCCTAAGCATGTAGGTGTCATTACTTCTTTAACAGGTGCAGCGGTAAAAGATATTATGCAAGTTGCAAAAAGAAGAAATCCCAGCATTCCATTAACCATTTATCCTACCCATGTACAAGGTGAATTAGCTGTTCCTGAAATTGTGGCAGCTATTAGGTTAGCAAATGAGGAAAAAAGAGTAGATGTTATTATACTTGGCCGTGGTGGTGGTTCCATAGAAGACTTATGGGCATTTAATGAAGAAGCTGTGGCAAGAGCTATTTTTGAGTCAAAAATCCCTATTGTTTCGGCTGTAGGTCATGAGATAGATTTTACTATTTCAGATTTTGTAAGTGACAAAAGAGCTGCCACACCTTCTGCTGCGGCAGAAATGGTGGTTCCTTCTAAAAGTGAACTTCTAGAATTGCTTGGCAGCTACGAGCGTTCATTAAAAAAGCGAATGGAGGAACGAACAAAAGCAGCAAGAAATCAATTAACCTACTTATTAAGCCGTCCAGTTTACGCTAAAAAAGATACCTTTTATAAAGTAAGGATGCAAGAAGTAGAAGATTATTGTAATCAGTTACGTGGTGCCTATAAGGATCATTTGACAAAAAGTGAAAGGCGTTATGAATTAGCCATTCATAAACTTGATCAATTATCACCTCTTAATACTTTAAAAAGAGGTTATAGTTTAGCTATGAAGGATAATCAGCTGGTTAAATCGGTAGCAGACATTAGTGAGGGTGATGAATTAAGTATTACAGTGACAGATGGCACATTTATGGCAAAAGTGTGTGAAAAGGAGAACTCAAATGGCAAGAAAAGCAGAAAAAAACTTTGA
- a CDS encoding NAD(+)/NADH kinase gives MKHIGIIPNRLKDTDLKVTERIATWFNKSNLSAYTTPDIAEHIQAHTIAVSEKELYEICDSLIVIGGDGTILSVAEAASIKDIPIVGVNLGRLGFLADIEPQEIEVSLQKLLEGVYEIEERMMLKATIISPEDEKYVFHALNDINVTRGSFARLVEFEIRINNELCDVYPADGMIVSSPTGSTAYNLSAGGPILVPHANTYVVTPICPHTLYAKSIILSDHDTIQIATLEEAKDMALSIDGRLKMYLTPQHVVHIERATQVTKLIKLSERKFFDILREKIVERRR, from the coding sequence ATGAAGCATATAGGCATTATTCCTAATAGGTTGAAGGATACTGATTTAAAAGTAACGGAGCGTATTGCAACATGGTTTAATAAAAGTAATTTATCAGCATATACAACACCGGATATAGCAGAGCATATACAAGCACATACAATTGCTGTAAGTGAAAAAGAGCTTTATGAAATTTGTGATAGCTTAATTGTTATTGGTGGAGATGGTACTATTTTAAGCGTAGCAGAAGCTGCCAGTATAAAAGACATACCTATTGTAGGGGTAAACCTAGGACGTCTTGGATTTTTAGCAGACATAGAACCGCAAGAAATAGAAGTGTCATTGCAAAAGCTCTTAGAAGGGGTTTACGAAATAGAAGAGCGTATGATGCTTAAAGCAACTATTATAAGCCCAGAGGATGAAAAATATGTTTTTCATGCTTTAAACGATATTAATGTAACAAGAGGGAGTTTTGCGCGTTTAGTGGAGTTTGAAATTCGTATTAATAACGAATTGTGTGATGTTTATCCTGCTGACGGTATGATTGTATCATCACCTACAGGCTCTACTGCTTATAATCTTTCTGCTGGGGGACCAATTCTAGTACCTCATGCTAATACTTATGTGGTAACCCCTATCTGTCCACATACCCTATATGCTAAATCTATTATTCTTTCGGATCATGATACAATTCAGATTGCAACATTAGAGGAAGCGAAGGATATGGCACTTAGCATCGATGGTAGGCTGAAAATGTACTTAACACCGCAACATGTGGTGCACATTGAAAGAGCAACACAAGTCACTAAGCTCATCAAATTGTCTGAACGTAAATTTTTTGATATATTACGAGAGAAAATCGTAGAGAGGAGAAGATAG
- a CDS encoding stage III sporulation protein AF has protein sequence MRGYLQMLIWMMLFVIIIEMIFPDSAYRKYIKLILGCILIYTMLQPIIGLVKGGHNSYDDYVKYYEARLSGGETALLEYNNQLESQQQVLKRYYEEGIRSTVEKEFDVKVQAISLSYEGNELEEITLTVGKNRSGKIHIGTIHIGNKSDTLDGDEENLKNKIKTCLRDFYNVQVCNIHITVQKN, from the coding sequence ATGAGAGGCTATTTACAAATGCTTATTTGGATGATGCTTTTTGTCATTATTATAGAAATGATTTTTCCAGACTCAGCGTATCGTAAATATATTAAATTGATACTAGGCTGCATTTTAATTTATACCATGTTGCAGCCGATTATAGGTTTAGTAAAAGGAGGACATAACAGTTATGATGACTATGTTAAATATTACGAGGCACGACTAAGTGGAGGAGAAACTGCTTTATTAGAATATAACAATCAACTTGAAAGTCAGCAACAAGTGCTTAAGCGTTATTACGAGGAAGGCATTAGAAGTACAGTAGAAAAAGAGTTTGATGTGAAAGTTCAGGCTATTAGCTTAAGTTATGAAGGTAATGAATTAGAGGAGATTACTTTAACAGTGGGGAAAAATAGAAGTGGAAAGATACATATTGGAACGATTCATATTGGAAACAAAAGCGATACCTTAGATGGTGATGAAGAAAATTTAAAAAATAAAATAAAAACTTGTCTCAGAGACTTCTATAATGTACAAGTCTGTAATATACATATTACAGTACAAAAGAATTAA